Proteins from a single region of Trichoderma asperellum chromosome 3, complete sequence:
- a CDS encoding uncharacterized protein (EggNog:ENOG41): MPRPPKKSAEEKAKALPVAVVPPPTMVPAPVVGGLHPAVVPAPVVSGVPQRVVDNDSFLRVRDSAVGRLTTILELLRSFTNDYIRQTNLLLGEGTAEGPQGDLLNTFENAAAQLMMPGIPDMTPLVEEKKERKKRTHDPNAPKRPLTPYFLYMQHARSIIANDLGADAPKGAVQEEGQRRWAHMTPQEKQGWNNAYQYNLRLYNARVHSYKNGNPLAKNMSDEEALKYAEDFHIPMPELKEAAAQADVPVNDQDAIAEQLQQVAAAPSENEEEAPAKTPKKPASTRKRKTATPAAEVETPKVAAPASPDKKRRRTSTKAAEPEKEEPKKSGRKKTKST, encoded by the exons ATGCCTCGCCCGCCCAAGAAGTCTGCCGAGGAGAAGGCTAAGGCCCTGCCCGTGGCCGTTGTGCCTCCTCCCACCATGGTGCCCGCGCCCGTCGTCGGCGGCCTGCACCCAGCAGTAGTTCCCGCGCCTGTCGTGTCTGGCGTGCCCCAGCGCGTTGTCGACAACGACAGCTTCCTGCGCGTGCGCGACTCG GCCGTTGGCAGACTCACCACCATTCTGGAGCTTCTGAGGTCCTTCACCAATGACTACATTCGCCAGACTAACCTTCTGCTCGGCGAGGGCACTGCTGAGGGCCCCCAGGGCGACCTCCTCAACACCTTTGAGAATGCCGCTGCCCAGCTCATGATGCCTGGCATCCCAGACATGACCCCCCTcgttgaggagaagaaggagcgcAAGAAGCGCACTCACGACCCCAACGCCCCCAAGCGTCCCCTGACCCCCTACTTCCTCTACATGCAGCATGCCCGCTCCATCATTGCCAACGACCTTGGCGCTGATGCTCCCAAGGGCGCTGTTCAGGAGGAGGGCCAGCGACGATGGGCTCACATGACCCCTCAGGAGAAGCAGGGCTGGAACAACGCCTACCAGTACAACCTGCGCCTCTACAATGCCCGTGTTCACTCCTACAAGAACGGCAACCCCCTGGCCAAGAACATGAGCGATGAGGAGGCGCTTAAGTACGCCGAGGACTTCCACATCCCCATGCCAGAGCTCAAGGAGGCCGCTGCCCAGGCCGACGTCCCCGTCAATGACCAGGATGCCATTGccgagcagctgcagcaggttGCCGCCGCCCCCTCGGAgaatgaggaggaggctccGGCCAAGACCCCCAAGAAGCCCGCTTCCACCCGCAAGCGCAAGACTGCCACCCCTGCCGCTGAGGTAGAGACGCCAAAGGTCGCTGCGCCCGCCAGCCCGGATAAGAAGCGGAGGAGGACGTCGACCAAGGCCGCCGAGCCTGAGAAGGAGGAGCCCAAGAAGTCGGGACGCAAGAAGACTAAGAGCACTTGA
- a CDS encoding uncharacterized protein (TransMembrane:1 (o152-177i)~EggNog:ENOG41), translating into MPSCDAQQYDFIPRNVTRRFNLPPTNYNLIALAPWFSIDCTEAYLASARADPIRAFIFYKPNNSSNKPQDVDSPVWNLDDDGAWRKQNQYPVFAVSGLEGQKMMTQLSYYSGTVDQIPHGQEIAQLYGPNPKDYVRIWTELSMKNPTNIPALWIFFLIVISALLAIIGGISLTMHLIQRRRRHSLRRRVESGEVDLEAMGIKRLTVPYTHVKSFPLFTYNQDPDSLNSPPTPSSPGPRGKSRRSRRHDRAAASDIISPSEQSVRSTRSVRSKRSSITGSDTTATNFQPNCHICLDRFEHRVTIIKELTCGHIFHPDCIEEFLLENSSLCPMCKYCLLPRGYCPPITNGMVRRERALRKLRGRVDLDDSSLESGDNKIKGWTKKIFHSRNNAASPDVPLTPVKGNKPDRDPSGKKISTSTEQAVAETEATREIPLTPSGTTIMEISESEEDAVGETTAAVTQNPAPPTRTKTRKPQPRALRILPTAPEGVELVVAQRAGGHSPSSFARERMREIASQNAPFEDPDLRRPKWRRVISSVFPGFT; encoded by the exons ATGCCGTCTTGCGACGCCCAGCAGTACGACTTCATCCCGAGAAATGTTACTCGCCGCTTCAACCTCCCTCCCACCAACTACAATCTCATTGCTCTCGCTCCCTGGTTCAGTATAGACTGTACCGAAGCCTATCTCGCCTCCGCCCGCGCCGACCCCATCCGCGCCTTCATTTTTTACAAGCCAAACAACTCGTCAAACAAACCCCAGGACGTCGACTCCCCCGTCTGGAATCTCGACGATGATGGCGCGTGGAGGAAGCAAAACCAGTATCCTGTCTTTGCCGTCTCGGGTCTTGAGGGCCAGAAAATGATGACTCAACTCAGTTACTACTCGGGGACTGTTGACCAGATACCCCATGGCCAGGAGATTGCGCAACTCTATGGACCTAACCCAAAAGACTATGTTCGAATATGGACCGAGCTGTCCATGAAAAATCCCACCAATATTCCCGCTTTGTGGATATTTTTTCTCATTGTCATTAGTGCTTTGTTGGCCATCATCGGTGGAATTTCACTCACTATGCATCTGATACAGAGGCGACGCCGCCACTCGCTGAGACGTCGCGTTGAATCTGGCGAGGTTGATCTGGAAGCCATGGGTATAAAGCGGTTGACCGTGCCGTACACACACGTCAAGTCGTTCCCGCTTTTCACCTATAACCAAGACCCGGATTCGCTAAACAGCCCGCCAACTCCTTCGTCTCCCGGCCCGCGCGGAAAATCGAGGAGAAGTCGCAGACACGACCGAGCCGCTGCCAGCGATATTATATCCCCCAGTGAGCAGAGCGTTCGCAGTACACGAAGCGTGCGAAGCAAGAGATCGAGCATAACAGGATCCGATACTACCGCCACCAACTTCCAGCCCAATTGCCATATTTGTCTCGATCGCTTTGAACATCGCGTTACCATCATTAAAGAACTCACTTGCGGCCATATATTCCACCCTGACTGTATAGAAGAGTTTCTTCTCGAGAACAGCTCATTGTGCCCAATGTGCAAATACTGCTTACTGCCTCGCGGATACTGCCCTCCCATTACGAACGGAATGGTTCGTCGCGAACGTGCCCTGCGGAAACTGCGAGGGAGGGTTGATTTGGACGATTCGTCTCTGGAATCAGGCGATAACAAGATCAAGGGTTGGACAAAGAAGATATTTCACTCACGGAACAACGCAGCTTCGCCTGACGTCCCACTGACACCGGTGAAGGGCAATAAGCCTGATAGAGATCCTTCTGGGAAGAAAATATCCACGTCTACAGAGCAGGCTGTTGCGGAAACTGAAGCTACTAGAGAAATACCATTGACGCCGTCTGGAACAACAATTATGGAAATATCTGaatctgaagaagatgcagtCGGAGAGACAACAGCTGCTGTAACGCAAAATCCGGCGCCACCAACCCGGACAAAGACCCGCAAACCCCAGCCTCGTGCTTTGAGAATATTACCCACTGCTCCAGAGGGCGTTGAGCTGGTAGTGGCACAGCGTGCCGGAGGACATAGCCCTTCGTCGTTTGCACGAGAGCGCATGCGGGAGATTGCAAGCCAGAATGCGCCATTTGAAGACCCTGACTTGAGGCGCCCTAAAT GGCGACGTGTTATCTCGAGTGTCTTTCCTGGATTCACATAG
- a CDS encoding uncharacterized protein (EggNog:ENOG41~SECRETED:SignalP(1-25)): MTDFRAPGFLLGLVLLVCLVQPAAAFGAGNIASISKVEGQNWRHGDIEDALLTLAMAHAIKGGQKFNKRTVSRVYFGNWLRDYSQAIDVATVKMVSAEAIRLLLCVLGFMSFGYGSGEFEVTAERLGCYRPEDHIDNPKGYAEGEDARDYDPRLRGPIDEETELAIDPETGMKNYIANERVGIMTSARHVRLLFGRCIELAREYKHSGSKPDLYEALRLMGTGLHCLEDFFAHSNYTELALIEMGERGVFPHVGRNTQIQLEGARHSVYPIVTGTFGGVDFLHSVTGEVSDKLTQNEIDELEGALNEGKMGDTSLLQNLLSKLPPGILPGGNHGEKLDEIQSNAAAAQEQNEPVSPKDTEEFTMYVKNIYRSIMPAIEFHDSIMKSISSAVERIPILPKIIEQLEEQLSVFVFSIIAPFIVPLIHQIKNELQTGSYEIIESSQKEQHIVFNDDYSSNPTHSMLSKDHFSNILNEIAGRTAARMLHWVVPQLMEAIDDESVDVNRMLDRIVNGVMHHPAQREMGYDGVREARQLIFASVQEWWGDMGDEQREDYRRKLSPQGVFNGENHKEGVHDTGHGCGKLKMRKEFEPQGGIEDKIAGAAATAIFSGATGALSGFVSQNTGIDLGSSQHQSSGGDDGIGGLISGLAGNLLGGAFEQGSTNRETSREYGEDGSYTQRQTEYGQQGDRYGQAQYTQTYRPDGGRESEYQRYEQQDSSYGNRGYGSSGYEETRETQESTYERRTERYEYTQSTEESYGGGYSERRSDSRGSNRSHGHRQHQSHSHSHHRSRDESDSYERREDDYQSGYGRREDSYERQEERYGDDYRESRHHRRDDDDEENDDEYRVRDHGGNSGGYRF; the protein is encoded by the exons ATGACCGACTTTAGAGCGCCTGGGTTCCTTCTGGGGCTGGTGCTCCTTGTTTGCTTGGTTCAGCCGGCAGCAGCTTTCGGCGCCGGCAACATtgcatccatctccaaggtCGAGGGCCAGAATT GGCGACACGGTGACATCGAAGATGCATTGCTGACTCTAGCAATGGCCCATGCCATCAAGGGCGGCCAGAAATTCAACAAGCGAACCGTCTCCCGAGTTTACTTTGGCAACTGGCTGCGTGACTACTCCCAGGCCATCGATGTTGCAACTGTCAAGATGGTGTCTGCCGAGGCTATCCGACTGCTTCTTTGCGTCCTTGGCTTCATGTCCTTCGGCTACGGCTCTGGAGAGTTCGAGGTCACAGCAGAACGTCTCGGGTGCTATCGTCCAGAAGACCATATTGACAACCCCAAGGGCTACGCAGAGGGTGAAGATGCCCGCGACTATGACCCCCGCCTAAGAGGCCCTATTGATGAGGAGACCGAGCTTGCTATCGACCCGGAAACCGGCATGAAAAACTATATTGCCAACGAGCGAGTCGGCATCATGACGTCTGCCAGACATGTGCGGCTTCTATTCGGTCGCTGTATCGAGCTGGCTCGCGAATACAAGCACTCGGGAAGCAAGCCAGATCTGTATGAGGCGCTCCGATTGATGGGAACAGGACTTCACTGTCTAGAAG ATTTCTTTGCCCACAGCAACTACACTGAACTTGCGCTTATCGAAATGGGCGAGCGTGGAGTCTTTCCCCATGTCGGCCGCAATACTCAGATTCAACTGGAGGGTGCCCGCCATTCTGTCTATCCTATAGTAACTGGTACATTTGGAGGCGTTGATTTCCTCCACTCCGTCACCGGAGAAG TATCCGATAAGTTGACTCAGAATGAGATTGACGAGCTTGAGGGAGCACTTAATGAGGGGAAGATGGGAGACACAAGCCTCCTTCAAAATCTCCTCAGCAAACTGCCCCCCGGCATCCTTCCTGGAGGCAATCATGGAGAGAAGCTCGACGAGATCCAGTCtaatgcagcagccgcccaaGAGCAGAATGAGCCAGTCTCTCCAAAGGATACCGAAGAATTCACCATGTATGTCAAAAATATTTACAGGTCGATCATGCCTGCCATCGAGTTTCACGATAGCATCATGAAGAGCATCAGCTCTGCAGTTGAGAGAATCCCCATTCTCCCCAAGATTATCGAACAATTGGAGGAGCAGCTAtccgtcttcgtcttctccatcatcgcaCCCTTTATTGTGCCCCTGATTCACCAGATCAAGAACGAGCTACAAACAGGGTCCTACGAAATCATCGAAAGCAGCCAGAAAGAGCAGCACATCGTCTTCAACGACGATTACTCTTCTAACCCCACCCATTCAATGCTCTCCAAGGATCATTTCTCTAAC ATCCTCAACGAAATCGCCGGCCGAACTGCCGCCAGAATGCTCCACTGGGTTGTGCCACAGCTTATGGAGGCAATTGATGACGAGTCGGTGGATGTCAACCGCATGCTAGATCGTATTGTGAACGGTGTCATGCACCACCCCGCCCAGCGTGAAATGGGTTACGATGGTGTCCGCGAGGCGCGACAGCTCATCTTTGCGTCCGTACAAGAGTGGTGGGGCGATATGGGCGATGAACAGCGAGAGGACTACCGCCGCAAGCTCTCTCCCCAAGGTGTCTTCAATGGCGAAAATCACAAGGAGGGTGTCCACGATACTGGTCATGGTTGCGGCAAGCTGAAGATGCGCAAGGAGTTTGAGCCCCAGGGTGGCATTGAAGACAAGATTGCTGGTGCCGCTGCAACAGCTATTTTCTCAGGCGCCACTGGTGCCCTTTCCGGGTTTGTTTCTCAGAACACCGGCATCGACTTGGGATCATCTCAGCATCAATCGTCGGGCGGGGACGATGGTATCGGTGGTCTCATCAGCGGCCTGGCTGGTAATCTCCTAGGGGGCGCCTTTGAACAGGGCTCAACCAATAGAGAAACCAGTCGGGAATATGGAGAGGACGGTTCCTACACGCAGCGTCAGACAGAGTATGGCCAGCAAGGAGATCGATATGGCCAGGCCCAGTACACTCAGACCTATCGTCCCGACGGCGGACGTGAATCCGAGTACCAACGCTACGAGCAGCAGGATTCTTCGTACGGAAACCGAGGTTATGGAAGCTCTGGCTAtgaagagacaagagagacTCAAGAGAGCACATACGAGCGTCGCACCGAACGCTACGAATACACTCAATCTACGGAGGAAAGCTACGGTGGTGGCTATAGCGAGCGCAGGAGCGACAGCAGAGGTTCTAACAGATCTCATGgccaccgccagcaccagagtcacagccacagccatcACAGGAGCCGTGATGAATCAGACTCCTATGAGAGGCGTGAGGATGACTATCAATCTGGTTATGGCCGCCGAGAAGACAGCTACGAGCGCCAGGAAGAGCGCTATGGTGACGACTACCGCGAGAGCAGACATCATCGCcgcgacgatgatgacgaagagaatGATGATGAGTACAGGGTCCGCGATCACGGCGGCAACAGCGGCGGCTACAGATTCTAG
- a CDS encoding uncharacterized protein (EggNog:ENOG41~TransMembrane:1 (o227-252i)): protein MSLSEIRNVVLLFSNPVWGGATTVPTTIIRNITALSSQIAYEERIDSNITTLTTTNADTLNGVIQGLLYVPDIARMPSCDAQQYDFIPRNVTRRFNLPPTNYNLIALAPWFSIDCTEAYLASARADPIRAFIFYKPNNSSNKPQDVDSPVWNLDDDGAWRKQNQYPVFAVSGLEGQKMMTQLSYYSGTVDQIPHGQEIAQLYGPNPKDYVRIWTELSMKNPTNIPALWIFFLIVISALLAIIGGISLTMHLIQRRRRHSLRRRVESGEVDLEAMGIKRLTVPYTHVKSFPLFTYNQDPDSLNSPPTPSSPGPRGKSRRSRRHDRAAASDIISPSEQSVRSTRSVRSKRSSITGSDTTATNFQPNCHICLDRFEHRVTIIKELTCGHIFHPDCIEEFLLENSSLCPMCKYCLLPRGYCPPITNGMVRRERALRKLRGRVDLDDSSLESGDNKIKGWTKKIFHSRNNAASPDVPLTPVKGNKPDRDPSGKKISTSTEQAVAETEATREIPLTPSGTTIMEISESEEDAVGETTAAVTQNPAPPTRTKTRKPQPRALRILPTAPEGVELVVAQRAGGHSPSSFARERMREIASQNAPFEDPDLRRPKWRRVISSVFPGFT from the exons ATGT CGCTCTCCGAGATTCGAAATGTCGT GCTTCTCTTCAGTAATCCGGTCTGGGGTGGTGCTACCACCGTgcccaccaccatcatcagaAACATCACAGCGCTCTCC AGTCAGATAGCATACGAGGAGCGCATCGATAGCAACATCACCACGTTAACGACGACGAATGCCGACACCCTGAATGGGGTCATACAAGGCCTTTTATACGTTCCCGATATAGCCCGCATGCCGTCTTGCGACGCCCAGCAGTACGACTTCATCCCGAGAAATGTTACTCGCCGCTTCAACCTCCCTCCCACCAACTACAATCTCATTGCTCTCGCTCCCTGGTTCAGTATAGACTGTACCGAAGCCTATCTCGCCTCCGCCCGCGCCGACCCCATCCGCGCCTTCATTTTTTACAAGCCAAACAACTCGTCAAACAAACCCCAGGACGTCGACTCCCCCGTCTGGAATCTCGACGATGATGGCGCGTGGAGGAAGCAAAACCAGTATCCTGTCTTTGCCGTCTCGGGTCTTGAGGGCCAGAAAATGATGACTCAACTCAGTTACTACTCGGGGACTGTTGACCAGATACCCCATGGCCAGGAGATTGCGCAACTCTATGGACCTAACCCAAAAGACTATGTTCGAATATGGACCGAGCTGTCCATGAAAAATCCCACCAATATTCCCGCTTTGTGGATATTTTTTCTCATTGTCATTAGTGCTTTGTTGGCCATCATCGGTGGAATTTCACTCACTATGCATCTGATACAGAGGCGACGCCGCCACTCGCTGAGACGTCGCGTTGAATCTGGCGAGGTTGATCTGGAAGCCATGGGTATAAAGCGGTTGACCGTGCCGTACACACACGTCAAGTCGTTCCCGCTTTTCACCTATAACCAAGACCCGGATTCGCTAAACAGCCCGCCAACTCCTTCGTCTCCCGGCCCGCGCGGAAAATCGAGGAGAAGTCGCAGACACGACCGAGCCGCTGCCAGCGATATTATATCCCCCAGTGAGCAGAGCGTTCGCAGTACACGAAGCGTGCGAAGCAAGAGATCGAGCATAACAGGATCCGATACTACCGCCACCAACTTCCAGCCCAATTGCCATATTTGTCTCGATCGCTTTGAACATCGCGTTACCATCATTAAAGAACTCACTTGCGGCCATATATTCCACCCTGACTGTATAGAAGAGTTTCTTCTCGAGAACAGCTCATTGTGCCCAATGTGCAAATACTGCTTACTGCCTCGCGGATACTGCCCTCCCATTACGAACGGAATGGTTCGTCGCGAACGTGCCCTGCGGAAACTGCGAGGGAGGGTTGATTTGGACGATTCGTCTCTGGAATCAGGCGATAACAAGATCAAGGGTTGGACAAAGAAGATATTTCACTCACGGAACAACGCAGCTTCGCCTGACGTCCCACTGACACCGGTGAAGGGCAATAAGCCTGATAGAGATCCTTCTGGGAAGAAAATATCCACGTCTACAGAGCAGGCTGTTGCGGAAACTGAAGCTACTAGAGAAATACCATTGACGCCGTCTGGAACAACAATTATGGAAATATCTGaatctgaagaagatgcagtCGGAGAGACAACAGCTGCTGTAACGCAAAATCCGGCGCCACCAACCCGGACAAAGACCCGCAAACCCCAGCCTCGTGCTTTGAGAATATTACCCACTGCTCCAGAGGGCGTTGAGCTGGTAGTGGCACAGCGTGCCGGAGGACATAGCCCTTCGTCGTTTGCACGAGAGCGCATGCGGGAGATTGCAAGCCAGAATGCGCCATTTGAAGACCCTGACTTGAGGCGCCCTAAAT GGCGACGTGTTATCTCGAGTGTCTTTCCTGGATTCACATAG
- a CDS encoding uncharacterized protein (EggNog:ENOG41): MCFGNQNERNTDPPARPVQNYDGARTNLTSQYSAPSPGYQSQQHHHQNRPYDDFAPPAGPPPGRRQEEDFAPPPGPPPGRQQQDDYAPPPGPPPSHQQGDFAPPPGPPPSASKGDWIAPPSDPYGSQPSKSHDWQAAVPDTSLFPPPPMIFSGYDASPANNATEAEAEAGEEWCRQYPMVRPIVLDQPGKNALQSNNFRLLEPAGFNGSLNFLAPGHWEGHTNKNSPDRCIIGYPPLYVVNEHDPTATNQPKSIYYEVTIRRNSPTVNLALGFTALPYPSFRLPGWHRGSLAVHGDDGHKYINDRWGGKDFTTEYRAGDTYGIGMTFTPTGTHRPRVDIFFTKNGKRIGGWDLLEETDAEQDLPVTGLEGFHDLSCAIGAFDATSFEVVFDPAKWLYREARFDL; the protein is encoded by the coding sequence ATGTGTTTTGGCAACCAGAATGAGAGGAACACCGATCCTCCTGCGAGGCCGGTGCAGAATTATGACGGTGCAAGGACAAATCTGACGAGTCAGTATTCAGCGCCGTCGCCAGGATATCAGAGTCaacagcaccaccaccagaaTAGACCGTACGACGACTTCGCCCCCCCTGCTGGACCGCCTCCTGGTcgacggcaagaagaagactttGCACCTCCTCCTGGCCCTCCTCCAGgacgacagcagcaggaCGATTATGCTCCTCCCCCAGGGCCGCCTCCTTCTCATCAGCAGGGCGACTttgcgccgccgcctggaCCGCCGCCGTCTGCCAGCAAGGGCGATTGGATTGCTCCCCCATCGGACCCCTATGGTTCTCAGCCTTCCAAAAGCCACGACTGGCAGGCTGCCGTGCCAGAcacttctctcttcccaccGCCTCCTATGATATTCAGTGGCTACGATGCGTCGCCTGCCAACAATGCGACTGAGGCGGAGGCAGAGGCGGGCGAGGAATGGTGCCGACAGTATCCCATGGTCAGGCCCATCGTGCTCGACCAGCCGGGCAAGAATGCGCTGCAATCCAACAACTTCCGACTCCTGGAGCCGGCGGGCTTTAATGGTTCCCTGAACTTCCTTGCGCCGGGCCACTGGGAGGGCCACACAAACAAGAATAGCCCCGACCGCTGCATCATCGGCTACCCGCCTCTCTACGTGGTCAACGAGCACGACCCTACGGCAACCAACCAGCCAAAGTCTATCTACTACGAGGTGACTATTCGCCGCAACAGCCCCACCGTCAATCTGGCTCTGGGCTTCACTGCCCTCCCCTATCCATCCTTCCGCCTGCCAGGATGGCACCGCGGCAGTCTGGCTGTCCACGGAGACGATGGTCACAAGTACATCAACGACCGATGGGGCGGCAAGGACTTTACGACGGAGTACCGTGCAGGCGATACGTACGGCATTGGCATGACGTTTACGCCGACGGGCACGCACAGGCCTCGCGTTGACATCTTCTTCACGAAGAACGGCAAGCGAATTGGTGGATGGGATCTCCTTGAGGAGACGGACGCTGAGCAGGATTTGCCGGTGACGGGGCTGGAGGGCTTTCATGACTTGAGTTGTGCGATTGGAGCGTTTGATGCGACGAGCTTTGAGGTTGTGTTTGACCCGGCCAAGTGGCTGTACAGGGAGGCTAGATTTGATCTCTGA
- a CDS encoding uncharacterized protein (EggNog:ENOG41), which yields MEEEATATRETTTPQEAKSIEPNDTSQLPPLVPRRVQELRNPRSRPRKSFKSRARERIVRDRHRSPSPPRWRLEVISTLESSQSFSTRVKVLRILDRIPELKDHVPQIVSSNTKLRSYTVRFTRCELVSLEREARRSQLSYSRIQGFKHQLYGFVKLMYQSGVRYNLYPRNIFLYTPFQRESTRQLFLGSVEDSDLVDAAEPSWNECRKHVWDHINRVFALVEIWTYQDEAIDLMAAVDRDKDVVESLIEDRNAIIDAARVDANEARIIMADTVEVFNKALANIKQLEALSKNIMCSIRGPILVWEDAQARKEVVEQNLKKIEVLGYRTNALIQKYSDPAPKDGANSVDISPQSGDEPEETSNSPVGGARAKESVAIGVGELMAQDEEIIIYDEEKAEAEAVAGNVGL from the coding sequence atggaagaagaagcgacggCAACCCGCGAGACAACAACTCCCCAAGAAGCCAAATCTATCGAGCCCAATGACACTTCTCAGCTACCGCCACTCGTACCGCGTCGCGTACAAGAACTAAGAAACCCGAGGAGCAGGCCGCGCAAGAGCTTCAAATCTCGTGCCAGAGAAAGAATTGTCAGAGACCGGCAtcgctctccttctcctccccgCTGGCGTCTAGAAGTCATCTCCACTCTGGAAAGCAGCCAGTCCTTCAGCACTCGCGTCAAAGTCCTCCGGATCCTCGACCGCATCCCCGAGCTCAAGGACCACGTGCCCCAGATTGTATCCTCTAATACGAAATTGCGATCCTACACGGTTCGATTTACCCGCTGTGAATTGGTGAGCTTGGAGCGTGAAGCTCGTCGGTCTCAGCTTTCGTATAGCAGAATACAGGGGTTTAAACATCAGCTCTACGGCTTCGTCAAGTTGATGTACCAAAGCGGCGTGAGGTACAATCTCTACCCTCGCAATATCTTTCTATACACGCCGTTTCAGAGGGAATCTACCCGGCAGCTGTTCCTCGGATCGGTGGAGGACTCTGATCTTGTTGATGCGGCGGAACCCAGTTGGAATGAATGTCGGAAGCACGTGTGGGACCACATCAATCGCGTCTTTGCACTTGTTGAGATTTGGACGTATCAGGATGAAGCTATCGACTTGATGGCCGCTGTGGACAGGGACAAGGACGTGGTAGAATCGCTGATTGAGGATAGGAATGCCATTATTGACGCAGCCAGGGTGGATGCGAATGAGGCACGAATCATTATGGCGGATACGGTGGAAGTTTTCAACAAGGCATTGGCTAATATTAAACAACTGGAGGCCTTGTCCAAAAACATCATGTGCTCTATCAGAGGCCCAATCTTGGTCTGGGAGGATGCACAGGCTAGAAAAGAGGTTGTGGAGCAGAACTTGAAAAAGATAGAGGTTCTTGGGTACAGGACAAATGCTCTCATCCAGAAATACAGTGATCCGGCGCCCAAGGATGGAGCGAACTCGGTGGATATCTCGCCGCAGTCCGGTGACGAGCCGGAGGAGACGAGTAATTCGCCTGTCGGTGGTGCCAGAGCAAAGGAGAGTGTGGCAATAGGGGTGGGAGAGTTGATGGCTCAAGATGAGGAGATCATAATATATGACGAGGaaaaagctgaagctgaagctgtggCGGGCAATGTTGGCTTATAG